In Doryrhamphus excisus isolate RoL2022-K1 chromosome 7, RoL_Dexc_1.0, whole genome shotgun sequence, one genomic interval encodes:
- the cd81a gene encoding CD81 molecule a, giving the protein MGVEGCTKCIKYLLFFFNFIFWLAGCVILGVALWLRHDPQTSSLLNTNFDGAPAPSTFYISVHILIAVGAVMMVVGFLGCYGAIQESQCLLGTFFACLVILFACEVAAGIWGFMHKDTVSKEMINYYDSIYDRAMEQSIGETERKKAAATVLKVFHETLSCCGKGTGTSIFTHITDALGVTDLCPSSGTSVNCHSRIRDLFSDKIYLIGIAALVVAIIMIFEMIFSMVLCCGIRNSPVY; this is encoded by the exons ATGGGAGTCGAAGGTTGCACCAAATGTATCAAATACCTGCTCTTCTTCTTCAACTTCATCTTCTGG CTGGCAGGGTGTGTGATCCTGGGAGTGGCCTTGTGGCTGAGACACGACCCCCAGACCAGCAGCCTGCTGAATACCAACTTTGATGGAGCCCCGGCGCCCAGCACCTTCTACATCA GCGTCCACATCCTGATAGCCGTGGGcgccgtgatgatggtggtgggctTCCTGGGCTGCTACGGGGCCATCCAGGAGTCTCAGTGCCTGCTGGGAACC TTCTTTGCCTGCCTCGTCATCCTGTTTGCATGCGAGGTGGCTGCCGGCATCTGGGGCTTCATGCACAAAGACACT GTGTCCAAGGAGATGATCAACTACTACGACTCCATCTACGACAGAGCCATGGAACAGAGTATTGGGGAGACGGAGAGGAAGAAGGCCGCCGCTACAGTGCTGAAGGTCTTCCATGAGACG CTGAGCTGCTGCGGTAAAGGTACGGGCACCTCCATTTTCACCCACATCACCGATGCCCTGGGTGTCACCGACCTGTGTCCCAGCAGTGGAACATCAGTT AACTGCCACAGTCGCATCCGTGATCTGTTCTCGGATAAAATCTACCTGATTGGTATCGCCGCCCTGGTGGTCGCCATCATCATG ATATTTGAGATGATCTTCAGCATGGTCCTGTGCTGTGGCATCCGCAACAGTCCCGTCTACTAG
- the LOC131132825 gene encoding plakophilin-3-like: protein MEEFHPRPASHDYLSADKKPPSSSPGPPPTAAFPRSPTGLSSSLSGPPRCRMSAAAADGCFLSALQPNSSRTAYVVPSDGRCSDEGAKARRVQEQVRLRLAEKKSSSLPRLDDSLLGSTEYTLPAARGFSSRSMIHTPSRVMAVATMPSSGFSSGFSSRSAVETSSKVRASVAQSFQAVQTHSRSRRSKSLCQADQGGPPLPVPSENIPPPSSTLRRTLSGTLAQGRGYWQEEELLPHFTYKGPSHRTITRIANRQQHYQHHNSAYSQDGWAGPPRGDGWAGPQWHVPRTGLGLGVGQYQTSMQRAPSLRSVRSVGKGMDVLDGASIHSNEQLGGMQALDMHTAIRYLSQPDVALQILGAAYIQHQCYHSNHAKNQVRVLQGIPALIQLFSSDNLEVQRFATGATRNIIYENTDNKAALIDGGGVARLVSIMAEPDEELRKNVTGVLWNLSSRDNLKEKLCREALSDLSNKVLIPLCGSIPLSPSEKDVFSNTTGCFRNLSSVNQRTREKMRDTPGLVDSLVSYIQQEVSAEDKGLENSLCILRNLSYQLYSELPTSVRIRLEGPTRGSAPRDRDNEAIGCFTMYNKKSTEHQRNQSLAILSEVSREPRGAEWLWHPKVVALYKQVLQNRESSSISREAAIGALQNITAGDGRWASVLSLVVLEQERMVPTLLDLLDTNNEGELRPLTALLRNLARHAPNKDLLAKNMVNVLVSKLPNDGLQKTPSSEVVVNICGALNHLVTFSSLAARDISYFNGLPKLVGIKASHDGSSGGLKAARAASTVLCNMFQYSKLHKDYKLKGFARRDFADATI from the exons ATGGAGGAGTTCCATCCACGTCCCGCCTCTCATGACTATTTGAGTGCGGACAAAAAGCCCCCGTCCTCCAGTCCCGGTCCGCCGCCCACAGCCGCTTTTCCTCGCTCTCCGACCGGCCTCTCCTCGTCTCTGTCCGGCCCTCCCCGCTGCAGGATGAGCGCGGCGGCGGCAGACGGCTGCTTTCTGTCCGCCCTGCAGCCCAACTCCTCCCGCACAGCCTACGTGGTTCCCTCCGATGGTCGGTGTTCGGACGAGGGGGCCAAGGCCCGGAGGGTCCAAGAGCAGGTCCGACTGCGGCTGGCCGAGAAGAAGTCGTCGTCCCTGCCCAGGTTGGACGACTCTCTGCTCGGATCAACAG AATACACCCTGCCCGCTGCAAGAGGCTTCAGCTCCAGATCCATGATACACACGCCGAGCCGCGTCATGGCT GTCGCCACCATGCCGTCCTCTGGCTTCTCCTCCGGCTTCTCCTCTCGCTCTGCCGTGGAGACCTCCTCCAAGGTGCGAGCCAGTGTGGCCCAAAGCTTCCAGGCCGTGCAGACCCACAGCAGGAGCAGACGCTCCAAGTCGCTGTGCCAGGCAGACCAGGGGGGGCCTCCTCTGCCGGTTCCCTCGGAGAACATCCCACCCCCTTCCAGCACCTTGAGGCGCACCCTAAGTGGGACTCTGGCCCAGGGGCGGGGCTACTGGCAGGAAGAGGAGCTGCTGCCTCACTTCACCTACAAAGGCCCCTCCCACCGGACCATCACCCGCATTGCCAACCGCCAGCAGCACTACCAGCACCACAACTCCGCCTACAGCCAGGACGGATGGGCGGGGCCGCCACGAGGGGACGGCTGGGCGGGGCCGCAGTGGCATGTGCCGAGGACTGGCCTCGGTTTGGGGGTGGGTCAGTACCAAACCTCCATGCAGCGAGCGCCATCTCTACGCAGCGTCAGGAGCGTGGGAAAGGGGATGGACGTCCTGGATGGAGCATCCATACACAGCAACGAGCAGCTGGGGGG GATGCAAGCACTGGACATGCACACGGCCATCAGATATTTGTCCCAGCCGGACGTCGCCCTGCAGATCCTCGGAGCCGCTTACATTCAACACCAgtgttaccatagcaaccatGCCAAAAACCAG GTCCGAGTTCTGCAAGGTATCCCTGCTCTGATCCAACTTTTCTCCAGTGACAACCTGGAAGTGCAGCGCTTTGCCACCGGCGCCACCAGGAACATCATCTACGAGAACACCGACAACAAGGCGGCGCTCATCGACGGGGGAGGCGTGGCACGCCTGGTGAGCATCATGGCTGAACCTGATGAGGAGCTTCGAAAGAACGTCACAG GGGTGTTATGGAATCTGTCATCCAGAGACAACCTGAAGGAGAAACTATGTAGAGAAGCTTTGTCAGACCTCAGCAACAAAGTCCTGATTCCTCTTTGTGGAAGCATCCCACTCAGCCCGTCTGAGAAGGACGTCTTCAGCAACACCACAGGATGCTTCAG AAACCTGAGTTCAGTGAATCAGAGGACCAGGGAGAAGATGAGAGACACTCCAGGTCTTGTGGACTCCCTGGTCTCCTACatccaacaggaagtgagtgcGGAGGACAAG GGTCTGGAGAACTCACTCTGCATTTTGAGGAACCTGTCCTACCAGCTCTACTCGGAGCTCCCTACCTCAGTCCGAATCCGCCTGGAGGGTCCGACCAGAGGCTCCGCCCCCAGAGACAGGGACAACGAGGCCATTGGCTGCTTCACCATGTACAACAAGAAGAGCACAGAG CACCAGCGTAACCAGAGTCTGGCCATCCTGTCTGAGGTGTCCCGGGAGCCGAGGGGTGCGGAGTGGCTGTGGCACCCCAAGGTGGTGGCCTTGTACAAGCAGGTTCTGCAGAACCGCGAGAGCAGCTCCATCAGTAGAGAAGCGGCCATCGGAGCCCTGCAGAACATCACAGCCGGAGATGGCAGG TGGGCGTCGGTGCTGAGCTTGGTGGTGCTGGAGCAGGAGAGGATGGTGCCCACGCTCCTCGACCTGCTGGACACCAACAACGAGGGGGAGCTACGACCTCTCACCGCCCTCCTGAGGAACCTGGCCAGACACGCCCCCAACAAGGACCTGCTAG CCAAGAACATGGTCAACGTCCTCGTGTCCAAGCTGCCCAACGATGGCCTCCAGAAGACACCATCCAGCGAGGTGGTAGTCAACATCTGCGGCGCCCTCAACCACCTGGTCACCTTTAGCTCCCTGGCAGCCCGGGACATCTCGTACTTCAACGGCCTGCCCAAGCTGGTGGGCATCAAGGCGTCCCATGACGGCAG CTCCGGAGGTCTAAAGGCTGCCAGAGCTGCGTCCACCGTCCTCTGCAACATGTTCCAGTACAGCAAGCTGCACAAGGACTACAAATTG
- the LOC131132832 gene encoding tryptophan 5-hydroxylase 1-like isoform X2 has translation MDKESNPSHSQQDGKAVSNGSVMCSEGGGATIVFSLKKQIGGLADVLKIFQDKHINLLHIESRKSKGKDCDVEIFVECEGDHQQLIELTQLLRKHPDVTEVTPFVDSTHPDDGRLHVSTKDKVWGRCHGTFVLSDMPDVPWFPKKISDLDLCKQVLMYGSELDADHPGFKDEVYRQRRKYFADLAMNYNHGDPIPHVDFTPEEVQTWTRVYRELNKLYPTHACKEYLKNIPLLVEECHYREDNIPQLEDISRFLKARTGFTIRPIAGYLSPRDFLAGLAFRVFFCTQYIRHSSDPFYTPEPDTCHELLGHVPMLAEPSYAQFSQELGLASLGASDDAVKKLATCYFFTVEFGLCKQDGRQRVYGAGLLSSISELKHALTDKAHVLPFDPAVTCNQECLITTFQDVYFSSESFEEAKEKMREFAKTIARPFAIRYNPYTQSVDVLRDVGSLSSMLKDVRHELDTVEDALHRLNTSLSPALSRDTKRKPAALY, from the exons ATGGACAAAGAAAGCAACCCAAGCCACAGCCAGCAAGACGGAAAGGCCGTGTCCAATGGAAGCGTCATGTGCTCTGAGGGAGGCGGAGCCACCATCGTCTTTtctctaaaaaaacaaataggcGGCCTGGCCGACGTGCTGAAGATATTCCAG GACAAACACATCAACCTGCTTCATATCGAGTCTCGCAAGTCCAAAGGAAAGGATTGTGACGTTGAGATCTTTGTGGAGTGCGAGGGCGACCACCAGCAGCTCATAGAGCTGACTCAGCTGCTCCGCAAGCACCCGGACGTCACTGAAGTGACGCCGTTTGTTGACTCCACCCACCCTGATGATGGTAGGCTGCACGTGTCCACCAAGGACAAGGTTTGGGGCAGGTGTCATGGCACTTTTGTTCTTTCAGATATGCCAGACGTTCCATGGTTCCCCAAGAAGATCTCAGACTTGGATCTTTGCAAACAGGTTCTGATGTACGGATCGGAGCTGGACGCCGACCATCCG GGATTCAAAGATGAAGTTTACCGTCAAAGAAGGAAGTACTTTGCAGATCTGGCCATGAACTACAATCA CGGTGATCCCATCCCTCACGTGGACTTCACGCCCGAGGAGGTGCAGACGTGGACTCGGGTGTATCGGGAACTCAACAAGCTGTACCCGACCCACGCCTGCAAGGAATATCTGAAGAACATCCCCCTGCTGGTGGAAGAGTGTCACTACAGGGAGGACAACATCCCCCAGCTGGAGGACATATCACGCTTCCTCAAAG cACGCACAGGCTTCACCATCAGGCCCATCGCAGGGTACCTGTCTCCCAGGGACTTCCTAGCAGGTCTGGCCTTCAGAGTCTTCTTCTGTACTCAGTACATCCGGCACAGCTCAGACCCCTTCTACACACCCGAACC TGACACGTGCCACGAGCTGCTGGGCCACGTCCCCATGCTGGCCGAGCCCAGCTACGCCCAGTTCTCCCAGGAACTCGGACTGGCGTCCCTGGGAGCTTCAGACGACGCCGTGAAGAAACTAGCCACt TGTTACTTCTTCACGGTGGAGTTTGGACTTTGCAAGCAAGATGGGAGACAGCGGGTCTACGGTGCAGGACTGCTGTCGTCCATCAGCGAGTTGAAG CACGCGTTGACGGACAAGGCTCACGTTCTCCCGTTCGACCCCGCTGTGACCTGCAACCAGGAGTGCCTGATCACGACATTCCAGGACGTCTACTTTTCTTCTGAAAGTTTTGAAGAAGCCAAGGAGAAGATGAG GGAGTTTGCCAAAACCATCGCTCGCCCCTTTGCCATCCGCTACAACCCGTACACGCAGAGCGTAGACGTCCTGAGGGACGTGGGGAGCCTCAGCAGCATGCTGAAGGACGTGAGACACGAGTTGGACACGGTGGAGGACGCTCTGCACCGCCTCAACACGTCCCTGAGTCCTGCTTTGTCACGTGACACGAAGAGGAAGCCTGCAGCGCTTTACTAG
- the LOC131132832 gene encoding tryptophan 5-hydroxylase 1-like isoform X1, with product MRWIPDSRVRSFPRDEITSRCLSMMDKESNPSHSQQDGKAVSNGSVMCSEGGGATIVFSLKKQIGGLADVLKIFQDKHINLLHIESRKSKGKDCDVEIFVECEGDHQQLIELTQLLRKHPDVTEVTPFVDSTHPDDDMPDVPWFPKKISDLDLCKQVLMYGSELDADHPGFKDEVYRQRRKYFADLAMNYNHGDPIPHVDFTPEEVQTWTRVYRELNKLYPTHACKEYLKNIPLLVEECHYREDNIPQLEDISRFLKARTGFTIRPIAGYLSPRDFLAGLAFRVFFCTQYIRHSSDPFYTPEPDTCHELLGHVPMLAEPSYAQFSQELGLASLGASDDAVKKLATCYFFTVEFGLCKQDGRQRVYGAGLLSSISELKHALTDKAHVLPFDPAVTCNQECLITTFQDVYFSSESFEEAKEKMREFAKTIARPFAIRYNPYTQSVDVLRDVGSLSSMLKDVRHELDTVEDALHRLNTSLSPALSRDTKRKPAALY from the exons ATGGACAAAGAAAGCAACCCAAGCCACAGCCAGCAAGACGGAAAGGCCGTGTCCAATGGAAGCGTCATGTGCTCTGAGGGAGGCGGAGCCACCATCGTCTTTtctctaaaaaaacaaataggcGGCCTGGCCGACGTGCTGAAGATATTCCAG GACAAACACATCAACCTGCTTCATATCGAGTCTCGCAAGTCCAAAGGAAAGGATTGTGACGTTGAGATCTTTGTGGAGTGCGAGGGCGACCACCAGCAGCTCATAGAGCTGACTCAGCTGCTCCGCAAGCACCCGGACGTCACTGAAGTGACGCCGTTTGTTGACTCCACCCACCCTGATGATG ATATGCCAGACGTTCCATGGTTCCCCAAGAAGATCTCAGACTTGGATCTTTGCAAACAGGTTCTGATGTACGGATCGGAGCTGGACGCCGACCATCCG GGATTCAAAGATGAAGTTTACCGTCAAAGAAGGAAGTACTTTGCAGATCTGGCCATGAACTACAATCA CGGTGATCCCATCCCTCACGTGGACTTCACGCCCGAGGAGGTGCAGACGTGGACTCGGGTGTATCGGGAACTCAACAAGCTGTACCCGACCCACGCCTGCAAGGAATATCTGAAGAACATCCCCCTGCTGGTGGAAGAGTGTCACTACAGGGAGGACAACATCCCCCAGCTGGAGGACATATCACGCTTCCTCAAAG cACGCACAGGCTTCACCATCAGGCCCATCGCAGGGTACCTGTCTCCCAGGGACTTCCTAGCAGGTCTGGCCTTCAGAGTCTTCTTCTGTACTCAGTACATCCGGCACAGCTCAGACCCCTTCTACACACCCGAACC TGACACGTGCCACGAGCTGCTGGGCCACGTCCCCATGCTGGCCGAGCCCAGCTACGCCCAGTTCTCCCAGGAACTCGGACTGGCGTCCCTGGGAGCTTCAGACGACGCCGTGAAGAAACTAGCCACt TGTTACTTCTTCACGGTGGAGTTTGGACTTTGCAAGCAAGATGGGAGACAGCGGGTCTACGGTGCAGGACTGCTGTCGTCCATCAGCGAGTTGAAG CACGCGTTGACGGACAAGGCTCACGTTCTCCCGTTCGACCCCGCTGTGACCTGCAACCAGGAGTGCCTGATCACGACATTCCAGGACGTCTACTTTTCTTCTGAAAGTTTTGAAGAAGCCAAGGAGAAGATGAG GGAGTTTGCCAAAACCATCGCTCGCCCCTTTGCCATCCGCTACAACCCGTACACGCAGAGCGTAGACGTCCTGAGGGACGTGGGGAGCCTCAGCAGCATGCTGAAGGACGTGAGACACGAGTTGGACACGGTGGAGGACGCTCTGCACCGCCTCAACACGTCCCTGAGTCCTGCTTTGTCACGTGACACGAAGAGGAAGCCTGCAGCGCTTTACTAG